In Zygosaccharomyces rouxii strain CBS732 chromosome D complete sequence, one DNA window encodes the following:
- a CDS encoding uncharacterized protein (similar to uniprot|P47014 Saccharomyces cerevisiae YJL132W Hypothetical ORF), whose product MKFAGRCLTLTSLLVLILQNWQVYGAGVNVHLIYLARVTSELDRKYEPWLKAGAFFPDAFYSCKPSKQWHDFAESTHWPQFLVNAVKLWHGKYNDNPQCEDSMKLRSFLIGIFTHQIVDSSWHSLVNGYRSEGLLEVLAQTEFSGRTQEAHDFLDLMGDFIGLGNIIRDINDNNWQFLTRTKWYLPKEEDMLDLVKCAGAESIEVDYEQLQDCVQRGFVASVGEVLTVIENRDQVLNSAYQMSPRARDMIQEHWLGGEFNLVSLMQNCLPNLYRLMNHIDEENALGELQLCGNLPPAYEIGTTSTTGVITMERRKNLIQITTNHHLSNLGTSLALGRFKNDHKLYLAMGAPLENGRGSVYLIRWDEVTMNLESDVEMYSNPTTVMIGAKIHLYQLEDIDFLIISEPSSNNIYFYHDDVLVLRVNLPPETRANQLKVTEVYDIDSDGIPDLILSGWCYGKDQEGCIVIIPGRIIVPNLERGKAANDVSTLTAYPITVLEGGWWSQAYQHFGSAVELSDSKFLYVACQSLGVVLVYSLAELNSRSLPKFILKGNEVKLANKRHLCRLKVVSSQEHGMFGGVIISWTYQGKHFVGISQHTFSTIFIYQEVHGFIRLYLKVKLPVELYSIPYSIGFGTDMKYSMDEEALYISSPGYFEGLGAIWKVPMVQIVKTAEFLGQRFFLVDPRKHLVVSGIDINQKGLGNYGKNILLGPQGKLIIGVPQYNYGVLEGNNQLTGMVLVS is encoded by the coding sequence ATGAAGTTTGCTGGTAGGTGTTTGACTTTAACATCGTTACTGGTACTGATACTCCAAAATTGGCAGGTTTATGGCGCAGGCGTTAACGTACATTTAATATACCTGGCTCGAGTCACATCCGAATTAGATAGAAAGTATGAGCCATGGTTGAAGGCTGGTGCATTTTTCCCAGATGCCTTTTATTCATGTAAACCAAGTAAGCAATGGCACGATTTTGCAGAATCTACCCACTGGCCTCAGTTCCTAGTCAATGCTGTTAAACTTTGGCATGGCAAATACAACGACAATCCACAATGTGAGGACTCTATGAAACTGAGAAGCTTTTTAATCGGCATATTTACGCATCAAATTGTTGATTCTTCATGGCATTCGCTTGTTAATGGTTACAGATCTGAAGGATTACTTGAGGTATTGGCACAGACTGAATTTAGTGGGAGGACCCAAGAAGCTCACGATTTCTTAGATCTCATGGGTGATTTTATTGGACTGGGTAATATTATCAGGGATATAAACGATAACAATTGGCAGTTTCTTACGAGAACTAAATGGTACTTGCccaaggaagaagatatGCTGGATTTGGTCAAATGTGCGGGAGCTGAAAGTATTGAGGTGGATTACGAACAGTTACAAGACTGTGTTCAAAGAGGATTTGTGGCATCGGTTGGTGAAGTTTTGACCGTTATAGAAAACAGAGACCAGGTCTTGAACTCTGCCTATCAGATGTCTCCAAGGGCACGAGATATGATCCAGGAGCATTGGCttggtggtgaatttaACCTCGTTTCATTGATGCAAAATTGCTTACCAAATTTATATAGACTAATGAACCATATTGATGAGGAAAATGCATTGGGAGAACTGCAACTATGTGGGAACTTACCGCCGGCATATGAGATCGGAACCACATCCACTACAGGAGTGATTACCATGGAAAGACGTAAGAACTTGATTCAAATCACGACGAATCACCACTTGTCGAATCTGGGTACAAGTTTAGCACTGGGCAGATTTAAGAATGATCATAAACTATACTTGGCAATGGGAGCACCTTTGGAGAATGGACGTGGATCTGTGTATTTGATTAGGTGGGATGAAGTTACGATGAACCTAGAGAGTGATGTTGAAATGTATTCTAATCCTACGACCGTCATGATAGGCGCTAAGATCCATCTATATCAACTCGAGGACATCGATTTTCTGATTATTTCAGAACCAAGTTCAAACAATATCTACTTTTACCACGATGACGTTTTGGTATTAAGAGTGAATTTACCACCTGAAACCAGAGCTAATCAACTAAAAGTGACCGAGGTTTACGATATCGATAGTGACGGAATCCCAGACCTGATCTTATCTGGATGGTGTTATGGAAAGGATCAAGAAGGTTGTATTGTAATAATCCCTGGTAGAATTATCGTTCCAAATTTAGAGAGAGGAAAGGCCGCAAATGATGTGTCCACTTTAACCGCTTACCCAATAACTGTTCTAGAAGGAGGTTGGTGGTCTCAAGCATACCAACATTTTGGCTCAGCAGTAGAACTATCTGACTCAAAATTCCTTTACGTTGCTTGCCAAAGCTTAGGTGTTGTACTTGTATACTCCTTAGCTGAACTGAATTCAAgatcattaccaaaatttatACTGAAGGGCAACGAGGTGAAATTGGCAAATAAAAGACATCTTTGCCGGCTCAAAGTTGTCTCCTCACAAGAACATGGAATGTTTGGTGGGGTCATTATCTCATGGACCTATCAAGGTAAACATTTTGTGGGGATATCTCAGCATACGTTTAGCACAATCTTCATATATCAAGAAGTCCATGGGTTCATAAGGTTGTATTTGAAAGTGAAGTTGCCCGTTGAACTATATTCCATACCATACAGCATTGGATTCGGAACTGATATGAAGTATAGCATGGATGAAGAGGCATTATATATCTCTTCTCCAGGTTATTTCGAAGGATTAGGCGCTATTTGGAAGGTACCCATGGTGCAAATTGTAAAGACTGCTGAATTTTTGGGACAGCGCTTTTTCCTTGTAGATCCCAGAAAACATTTGGTGGTTAGTGGCATTGATATCAATCAAAAGGGTTTGGGAAACTATGGGAAAAATATTTTACTGGGACCTCAAGGTAAATTAATCATTGGAGTACCTCAGTACAATTACGGAGTTTTAGAGGGAAATAATCAATTAACTGGTATGGTTTTAGTTTCATga
- the AIM23 gene encoding Aim23p (similar to uniprot|P47015 Saccharomyces cerevisiae YJL131C Hypothetical ORF), with the protein MLRLQLGKRIVRNAFSVVVIRGFCSSGPCRKDWMANNDILLNATAAMKRNKEKVQRGSLDSAHTNGSFRQVNMNQRSNHNKKPLKKPRSIVIKWSTGSDRAKEAANSTVSSIFKMNFEGTVQRINSETNKVEETNIREFVKGINLDEVGLSIVDVSQINENTSIPLVKLVEARVALKRYSDEMAKQKEKELIEMGVIKKSTKSSEPDKVESTVKRLKISWEIKPDDLCKQKAHEIVTQLKKGFKVFVYIDSKNSSGSRNWLDCFENSIPQEIKLSKREHEQRSFVVDKISEIVEEYSIQPNLDGTLGDKMIIKLAPKTLTGEKMDKKTLKEHKKKERQEKLQKRIEKKNQRGTGL; encoded by the coding sequence ATGTTAAGATTACAACTGGGTAAAAGGATTGTTCGTAATGCTTTCTCCGTTGTGGTAATTAGAGGATTTTGTTCTAGTGGACCATGTCGAAAAGATTGGATGGCTAACAATGATATTCTTCTTAATGCTACAGCTGCTATGAAACGTAATAAGGAGAAAGTTCAAAGAGGGAGTCTAGATAGTGCTCATACTAATGGAAGCTTTCGTCAAGTCAACATGAACCAAAGATCGAATCACAATAAGAAACCTTTAAAAAAACCAAGAAGTATCGTTATTAAGTGGTCAACTGGGTCTGATAGAGCTAAGGAAGCTGCTAATTCCACTGTATCCAGTATTTTTAAGATGAACTTCGAAGGAACTGTCCAAAGGATAAATTCTGAGACAAataaagtggaagaaaCTAATATTCGAGAATTTGTCAAAGGTATTAATTTAGATGAAGTGGGCTTGAGCATTGTTGATGTGAGTCaaattaatgaaaatacAAGTATTCCACTTGTCAAATTGGTGGAGGCTAGGGTAGCCCTTAAGAGGTACTCTGATGAAATGGCAAAACAGAAGGAGAAGGAACTTATTGAGATGGGAGTTATAAAAAAGTCGACGAAATCCTCAGAACCTGATAAAGTTGAGTCCACGGTGAAAAGGCTCAAGATTTCTTGGGAAATTAAACCAGATGATTTGTGCAAGCAAAAGGCTCATGAAATTGTGACTCAGCTAAAGAAGGGGTTTAAAGTTTTTGTCTATATCGACAGCAAGAATTCAAGTGGATCTAGGAACTGGTTAGATTGTTTTGAGAATTCCATACCGcaagaaattaaattatCTAAAAGAGAACATGAACAGAGAAGTTTTGTTGTGGATAAAATCAGTGAAATAGTCGAGGAGTATTCAATTCAGCCAAACTTGGACGGTACTCTGGGAGataaaatgataataaaattGGCTCCAAAAACTCTAACtggtgaaaagatggaTAAAAAGACACTTAAAGAAcataagaagaaagaacggcaagaaaaattgcaaaagagaattgagaagaaaaatcaaaGGGGGACTGGTCTGTGA
- a CDS encoding phosphatase PAP2 family protein (similar to uniprot|P47013 Saccharomyces cerevisiae YJL134W LCB3 Long-chain base-1-phosphate phosphatase regulates ceramide and long-chain base phosphates levels involved in incorporation of exogenous long chain bases in sphingolipids) — MTAGKKSVLGLEPNDTLKRHPLKDPGNHGPEHFRGKMSHFRFATRQYLTRYTNSQSEYLAKWQSRYKTKWNSVYFATTALFAAHTFYIICLPTPAWAGAIDGISDMVYILAYSIYLSGFLKDFWCLPRPKSPPLHRITLSEYTTREYGAPSSHCANATAASLYLMWNVAGSNTSITNKAILFILIIAYYLTLAVGRIYCGMHGLLDVGSGILCGLICTLGRAGANRLLSNFQCGDYWWFPILSITWGLTILLKHVRPIDECPCFSDSVAFVGVVSGLEVTRWTWQRLGIDVTYGMSVEGAPGLFAGRLIVGGLIVVIWKYVLSKPLVYSFLIYVLGMEDDRPIKEEERAKYADSIECPPFIGEAKIDIVGRYVIYGGIPPVVLFACPAAFKLLKLLNVAESS, encoded by the coding sequence ATGACAGCCGGCAAGAAATCAGTTTTAGGTCTCGAACCCAATGATACACTAAAGCGTCATCCTTTAAAAGATCCTGGTAACCATGGTCCTGAGCATTTCAGAGGTAAGATGTCACACTTTAGATTTGCTACAAGACAGTACCTAACGAGGTACACGAACTCCCAATCGGAATATTTGGCTAAATGGCAATCTAGATACAAAACCAAATGGAACTCCGTTTATTTTGCTACTACTGCACTTTTTGCAGCCCATACGTTTTACATTATTTGCTTACCAACTCCAGCATGGGCAGGAGCCATAGATGGTATCTCTGATATGGTCTACATCTTAGCATACTCCATCTATTTGTCAGGATTCCTCAAGGACTTCTGGTGTTTACCAAGACCAAAATCGCCACCGTTACACAGAATTACCTTGAGTGAATATACCACTAGAGAATACGGTGCCCCCAGTTCCCACTGTGCCAATGCTACAGCTGCTTCATTATATCTCATGTGGAACGTGGCAGGTTCAAACACAAGTATTACCAACAAGGCCATACTGTTTATACTGATTATCGCTTACTACTTGACATTGGCTGTAGGCAGAATCTACTGTGGTATGCATGGTCTTTTAGATGTCGGTAGTGGTATCTTATGTGGTTTAATTTGTACATTGGGCCGCGCTGGTGCAAACCGACTATTATCCAATTTCCAATGTGGTGACTACTGGTGGTTCCCCATTCTGAGTATAACATGGGGCTTGACcattcttttgaaacaCGTGAGACCAATCGACGAATGTCCCTGTTTTTCTGATAGCGTGGCATTTGTGGGTGTAGTTAGCGGTCTTGAGGTCACTAGATGGACTTGGCAGAGGCTTGGTATTGATGTCACGTACGGTATGAGTGTCGAGGGTGCACCCGGACTATTTGCTGGTAGATTGATAGTCGGTGGTTTGATTGTGGTCATTTGGAAATACGTTTTGAGCAAGCCATTGGTCTACTCATTTTTAATCTATGTGCTAGGAATGGAGGATGATCGTCCaatcaaagaagaagaacgtGCCAAATATGCAGATTCCATCGAGTGTCCTCCATTTATTGGTGAAGCTAAAATTGACATCGTTGGTAGATACGTCATTTACGGTGGTATACCACCTGTAGTGTTATTTGCATGTCCAGCTGCTTTCAAACTTTTGAAGCTATTGAATGTTGCAGAATCATCATAG
- the MRS4 gene encoding Fe(2+) transporter (similar to uniprot|P23500 Saccharomyces cerevisiae YKR052C MRS4 Mitochondrial iron transporter of the mitochondrial carrier family (MCF), very similar to and functionally redundant with Mrs3p; functions under low-iron conditions; may transport other cations in addition to iron), whose protein sequence is MNSPESIAAEEIDYESLPPDAPLYSQLMAGAFAGIMEHSVMFPIDALKTRIQSATGSSSIGMLAQISKISTMEGSLALWKGVQSVILGAGPAHAVYFATYEFTKSQLIDRRDYQTHQPLKTALSGTAATVAADFLMNPFDTIKQRMQLNTATPMHKVAKGIYQKEGLAAFYYSYPTTIVMNIPFAAMNFVIYESSTKIFNPSNGYNPLVHCLCGGISGAACAAITTPLDCIKTVLQVRGSESVSHEVLRKADTFTKATKAIYQLRGLKGFLRGLKPRIIANMPATAISWTAYECAKHFLLG, encoded by the coding sequence ATGAATTCTCCTGAGTCGATTGCAGCTGAAGAAATAGATTACGAATCGCTTCCCCCTGATGCACCATTATATAGCCAATTGATGGCAGGCGCATTTGCGGGTATAATGGAGCATTCTGTAATGTTCCCCATAGACGCCTTAAAAACCCGTATACAATCAGCTACAGGATCAAGTTCCATCGGGATGTTAGCGCAGATTTCTAAAATTTCTACAATGGAAGGTTCTTTGGCACTTTGGAAGGGTGTCCAGTCTGTCATATTGGGTGCGGGTCCAGCACACGCGGTTTACTTCGCTACTTACGAATTTACAAAGTCACAGTTAATTGATCGCCGAGATTATCAGACTCATCAACCGTTGAAGACAGCGCTAAGTGGTACTGCTGCGACTGTGGCAGCTGATTTTTTGATGAACCCATTCGATACCATAAAGCAGAGAATGCAATTAAATACAGCGACTCCAATGCATAAGGTTGCCAAGGGAATATATCAAAAGGAAGGTCTAGCGGCTTTTTACTACTCCTACCCAACGACAATTGTGATGAATATTCCATTTGCAGCAATGAATTTTGTCATTTACGAATCTTctaccaaaatttttaatccAAGCAACGGTTATAATCCATTAGTTCATTGTCTTTGTGGTGGTATAAGTGGTGCTGCATGTGCTGCTATAACAACACCACTGGATTGCATTAAAACTGTTTTACAAGTTAGAGGTAGTGAGAGTGTGTCACACGAGGTTCTTAGGAAGGCGGATACCTTTACCAAGGCTACGAAGGCGATTTATCAACTACGTGGTTTAAAAGGTTTCCTACGTGGGTTAAAGCCAAGAATTATTGCAAATATGCCTGCCACAGCTATTTCATGGACCGCTTACGAATGTGCCAAACATTTCTTACTGGGGTGA
- the HFL1 gene encoding Hfl1p (similar to uniprot|P36142 Saccharomyces cerevisiae YKR051W Hypothetical ORF), with product MLEAVQLPWWWQELSEVSTVASLAITVYAITMHLLNYRKPYEQRLVVRIQLIVPVFAFTSLVAIKSPEFCQIYLDPVREVYEAFVIYTFFSLLVLVLGGEHRIITEICLTHRPSTHAIPFLGQYLGKIDLSYPEDFLMVKRGILQYVWFKPFYCIGNLLCLIYDFPNLNFALVITYNISVTWSLYNLAVFWRCLYKDLRPFNPWGKFLCVKVVIFASYWQSMVIMILDSRDILNGGSAGFVYQNGLLCVEMIVFAILHLITFPWNEYSPSMMPECGRMNYIYAIRDCFGGRDLKWDFGQTMRGHSYYNCRNFDPTAESALIAKADADSRLRRITQGLRFENQGQGRHWIGYGSTDDNSSCSIRSERSERGRSPLREEPWDDSIATHKYLPTDPNYPVSADLSTRHRNSRSMRDLRRDINSRASVI from the coding sequence ATGCTAGAGGCTGTCCAACTGCCCTGGTGGTGGCAGGAGCTCTCTGAAGTGTCTACGGTAGCCTCTCTGGCAATAACCGTATATGCTATTACTATGCACCTTCTCAATTACAGAAAACCATATGAACAAAGACTGGTGGTGAGGATTCAGCTGATTGTGCCTGTATTTGCCTTCACGAGTCTTGTGGCCATCAAATCACCTGAATTCTGTCAGATTTACTTGGATCCAGTTAGAGAAGTCTACGAAGCATTCGTGATCTATACGTTCTTTTCACTGTTAGTTTTGGTACTTGGAGGTGAACATCGAATAATTACAGAGATATGTTTGACTCATAGACCGTCTACACATGCGATCCCTTTTTTAGGTCAATATTTGGGCAAGATTGATTTATCGTATCCGGAGGATTTCCTTATGGTGAAAAGAGGCATATTACAATACGTTTGGTTCAAGCCCTTTTATTGCATTGGTAACTTATTATGTTTGATTTACGATTTCCCcaatttaaattttgcaCTGGTAATAACTTACAACATTTCAGTTACATGGTCACTTTATAATTTAGCCGTATTTTGGAGATGTCTTTACAAGGATTTGAGACCTTTCAATCCATGGGGTAAATTTTTATGTGTTAAAGTTGTAATATTTGCGTCTTATTGGCAATCAATGGTTATTATGATTTTAGATTCAAGAGATATTCTTAATGGCGGTAGCGCTGGATTTGTCTACCAAAATGGTTTATTGTGCGTAGAGATGATTGTATTTGCTATTTTACATCTAATTACATTCCCCTGGAACGAATATTCCCCTTCTATGATGCCAGAGTGTGGTAGAATGAATTATATTTATGCAATTAGAGATTGCTTTGGTGGGCGTGATTTGAAATGGGATTTTGGCCAAACTATGAGGGGCCATTCCTATTATAACTGTAGGAATTTTGATCCTACAGCTGAAAGCGCATTAATTGCGAAAGCAGACGCAGATTCTAGATTACGTAGGATCACACAGGGATTGAGGTTTGAAAACCAAGGTCAGGGTAGACATTGGATTGGATATGGTAGTACAGACGATAATAGTAGCTGTAGTATTAGGAGTGAAAGGAGTGAAAGGGGACGATCACCACTGAGAGAAGAACCATGGGATGATTCTATTGCAACTCACAAGTATTTACCGACAGATCCAAATTATCCGGTTTCTGCTGATTTATCTACAAGGCATCGTAATAGTCGAAGCATGAGAGATTTAAGAAGGGATATCAATAGCAGAGCCTCTGTAATATga